From Achromobacter spanius, a single genomic window includes:
- a CDS encoding dihydrolipoyl dehydrogenase: protein MKTLHTDIAVIGAGTAGLAAYRAAKAAGKRALLIEGGPYGTTCARVGCMPSKLLIAAAEAAHAAAHTDAFGVHVGGEITVDGAEVMDRVKRERDRFVGFVVEGVENIPAEDKVRGYAKFVSDTVLRVDDHTEIQASRVVIATGSRPSVPPPFRALGDRLVVNDDVFAWDDLPNRVAVFGPGVIGLELGQALARLGVEVRVFGMSGSLGGISDPQVRQTARKIFQREFYLDTDARVLETSRVGDEVEVRYVALDNSERTERFDYALVATGRRANVDGLGLENTSLTLNAQGVPQFDRLTMQAGSSSIFIAGDANADAPLLHEAADEGRIAGENAARFPEVRQGLRRAPLGVVFSDPQIALVGAGHAKLVPGTFVTGAVDFSDQGRSRVMLKNRGMLHVYADIETGRFLGAEMIGPSAEHIGHLLAWAVQQELTVARMLEMPFYHPVIEEGLRTALRDAASKLALAQEALRQADVETV from the coding sequence ATGAAGACGCTGCATACCGACATTGCTGTCATCGGCGCCGGCACCGCAGGGCTGGCCGCTTATCGCGCCGCCAAGGCGGCCGGCAAGCGCGCGCTGCTTATCGAAGGCGGCCCTTATGGCACGACCTGCGCCCGGGTCGGCTGCATGCCGTCCAAGCTGCTGATCGCGGCGGCCGAAGCGGCCCACGCGGCAGCGCACACCGATGCGTTCGGCGTGCACGTCGGCGGAGAGATCACGGTCGACGGCGCCGAGGTCATGGACCGGGTCAAGCGCGAGCGTGACCGTTTCGTGGGCTTCGTGGTCGAGGGCGTGGAGAACATTCCCGCCGAAGACAAGGTGCGCGGCTATGCGAAGTTCGTGTCCGACACCGTGCTGCGCGTGGACGACCATACCGAAATCCAGGCCTCGCGCGTCGTGATCGCCACCGGCTCGCGCCCGTCCGTGCCGCCGCCTTTTCGCGCGCTGGGCGACCGCCTCGTCGTGAACGATGACGTGTTCGCGTGGGACGACCTGCCGAACCGCGTCGCGGTCTTTGGCCCCGGCGTGATCGGGCTGGAACTTGGCCAGGCGCTCGCCCGCCTGGGCGTGGAAGTGCGCGTGTTCGGCATGAGCGGCAGCCTGGGCGGAATCAGCGATCCGCAGGTGCGCCAGACTGCCCGCAAGATCTTCCAACGCGAGTTCTACCTGGATACGGACGCCCGCGTCCTGGAGACGAGCCGCGTCGGCGACGAGGTGGAAGTGCGTTACGTGGCGCTGGACAACAGTGAGCGCACCGAACGCTTCGACTATGCGCTGGTCGCCACGGGCCGCCGCGCCAACGTCGATGGCCTGGGGCTGGAAAACACGTCGCTGACGCTGAACGCGCAAGGCGTGCCGCAGTTTGACCGGCTGACGATGCAGGCGGGCAGCTCGTCCATCTTCATTGCTGGCGACGCCAACGCCGACGCGCCGCTCTTGCACGAGGCCGCCGACGAAGGCCGAATTGCCGGTGAAAACGCGGCGCGCTTTCCCGAGGTGCGCCAGGGCCTGCGGCGTGCGCCGCTGGGCGTGGTGTTCTCGGATCCGCAGATCGCGCTGGTCGGCGCGGGGCATGCGAAGCTGGTGCCCGGCACGTTCGTCACCGGCGCGGTCGATTTCAGCGACCAGGGCCGTTCGCGCGTCATGCTGAAGAACCGCGGCATGCTGCACGTGTACGCCGACATCGAAACGGGGCGCTTTCTGGGCGCCGAGATGATCGGTCCCAGCGCTGAGCACATCGGTCACCTGCTGGCCTGGGCCGTCCAGCAGGAGCTTACGGTGGCGCGCATGCTGGAAATGCCGTTCTACCACCCCGTGATCGAAGAAGGCCTGCGCACCGCGCTGCGTGACGCCGCCTCGAAGCTGGCGCTGGCGCAGGAGGCCTTGCGCCAGGCCGACGTCGAAACGGTCTGA
- a CDS encoding heavy-metal-associated domain-containing protein, producing the protein MSIAFQVPDMTCGHCVKTITGAVNEAVPGAVVVADLPTHRVTITGTDQADKVEAAIRDAGYEPARV; encoded by the coding sequence ATGAGCATCGCCTTCCAAGTGCCCGACATGACCTGCGGCCATTGCGTCAAGACCATCACCGGCGCCGTGAACGAGGCTGTTCCGGGCGCCGTGGTAGTCGCGGATCTGCCCACGCACCGCGTCACCATCACGGGCACCGACCAGGCCGACAAGGTAGAAGCCGCCATCCGCGACGCAGGGTACGAGCCGGCGCGTGTGTGA
- a CDS encoding heavy metal translocating P-type ATPase — translation MHAARSSSFSELELAIEGMTCASCVKRVEKALSNVPGVAQAQVNLATERARVSFDPSAAEPQALVAAVGKMGYEARPIAAQDDHAERQSQARDAEAHRLQRAFIAALVLTLPVFALEMGSHLIPAMHHWVLDTIGQQNSWLLQFVLTTAVLVWPGRQFFTKGLVALWRRAPEMNSLVALGAGAAWGYSVVATFAPGLLPDAARNVYFEAAAVIVTLILLGRMLEARAKGKTGAAIKRLIGLQPRTARVLRDGQAQDIEIERVRTGDIVMVRPGEKIPLDGDIIEGSSYVDESMLTGEPVPVEKQPGMQATGGTLNTSGSFTLRVTHTGSDTMLARIIRMVEAAQGARLPIQAMVDQVTAWFVPAVMAAALLTFLAWFFLGPEPALSHALVNAVAVLIIACPCAMGLATPTSIMVGTGRAAEMGVLFRQGDALQTLRDVNVVAFDKTGTLTLGKPTLTELEPSPGQDAQQVLQWVASVQARSEHPIALAIVAAAAERKIELLPAEGFAAITGAGVEATVSGRTVLAGAARLMAERGVDVSAFGARAADWGNEGKTPIYVAIDGQAAAMMAVTDPVKPSAVSAIAALHAQGLKTAMITGDNRHTAQAVARQLGIDEVRAEVLPDGKVEAIGTLREGGRKVAFVGDGINDAPALAAADTGIAIGTGTDVAIEAASVVLMADDLHGVPNAIALSRATLANIRQNLFWAFAYNAALIPLAAGALYPAFGLSLSPIFAAGAMALSSVFVLGNALRLKAFRPRGRQA, via the coding sequence ATGCACGCAGCACGCTCGTCCTCATTTTCCGAATTGGAACTCGCCATCGAAGGCATGACCTGCGCATCATGCGTCAAGCGCGTGGAAAAAGCCCTGTCGAATGTTCCCGGCGTTGCGCAAGCGCAAGTCAACCTTGCGACTGAGCGCGCGCGGGTCTCGTTCGATCCGTCTGCCGCCGAGCCGCAGGCATTGGTCGCCGCCGTCGGCAAGATGGGCTACGAGGCGCGTCCGATCGCCGCCCAGGATGACCACGCCGAACGGCAGTCGCAGGCGCGCGACGCCGAGGCACATCGCCTGCAACGCGCATTCATCGCCGCGTTGGTCCTGACGTTGCCCGTGTTTGCGCTGGAGATGGGATCGCACCTGATTCCCGCCATGCACCACTGGGTGCTGGACACGATTGGCCAGCAGAACAGCTGGCTGCTGCAGTTCGTGCTGACCACCGCCGTGCTGGTGTGGCCGGGACGGCAGTTCTTCACCAAGGGGCTTGTGGCGTTGTGGCGCCGCGCGCCCGAAATGAATTCTCTGGTGGCGCTGGGCGCGGGCGCGGCCTGGGGCTATTCGGTTGTCGCCACCTTTGCGCCGGGGTTGCTGCCAGACGCGGCGCGCAATGTGTATTTCGAGGCCGCCGCGGTCATCGTCACGCTGATCCTGCTGGGCCGCATGCTGGAAGCGCGCGCCAAGGGCAAGACCGGCGCGGCCATCAAGCGGCTGATCGGCTTGCAGCCACGCACCGCGCGCGTGCTGCGCGACGGCCAGGCGCAGGACATCGAGATCGAACGCGTGCGCACCGGCGACATCGTGATGGTGCGGCCGGGCGAGAAGATTCCGCTGGACGGCGACATCATCGAAGGCAGCTCGTACGTCGACGAATCCATGCTGACGGGCGAGCCCGTGCCGGTGGAAAAGCAGCCGGGCATGCAGGCCACCGGCGGGACGCTGAATACGTCGGGCAGCTTTACGTTGCGCGTCACGCACACCGGCTCGGACACCATGCTGGCCCGGATCATCCGCATGGTTGAAGCCGCCCAGGGCGCGAGGCTGCCGATCCAGGCGATGGTGGACCAGGTGACCGCCTGGTTCGTGCCGGCGGTCATGGCGGCCGCCCTGCTCACCTTCCTGGCGTGGTTCTTCCTGGGTCCCGAGCCGGCGCTGTCGCATGCGCTGGTCAACGCGGTGGCCGTGCTGATCATTGCCTGCCCGTGCGCGATGGGACTGGCCACGCCTACGTCCATCATGGTGGGCACCGGGCGCGCCGCCGAGATGGGCGTGCTGTTCCGTCAGGGCGACGCGTTGCAGACGCTCCGCGACGTCAACGTGGTGGCCTTCGATAAGACGGGCACGCTGACGTTGGGCAAACCCACGCTGACCGAATTGGAGCCGTCGCCGGGCCAGGATGCGCAACAGGTCCTGCAGTGGGTGGCCTCGGTGCAGGCGCGCTCCGAGCATCCGATCGCGCTGGCCATCGTGGCCGCGGCTGCCGAACGCAAGATAGAACTGCTGCCGGCCGAAGGCTTTGCCGCGATCACCGGCGCGGGCGTCGAAGCCACAGTGTCGGGCCGCACGGTGCTGGCGGGCGCGGCGCGCCTGATGGCCGAACGCGGCGTCGACGTCAGCGCATTCGGCGCGCGTGCCGCTGACTGGGGCAACGAAGGCAAGACGCCGATCTACGTCGCCATCGACGGCCAGGCGGCCGCCATGATGGCCGTGACGGACCCGGTCAAGCCCTCGGCCGTATCCGCCATTGCCGCACTGCACGCGCAGGGCCTGAAGACCGCCATGATCACGGGCGACAACCGCCACACCGCGCAGGCGGTCGCGCGCCAACTGGGCATCGACGAAGTGCGCGCCGAGGTGCTGCCGGACGGCAAGGTGGAGGCTATCGGCACGCTGCGCGAAGGCGGCCGCAAGGTGGCGTTCGTGGGCGACGGCATCAACGATGCGCCCGCGCTGGCCGCGGCGGACACCGGCATCGCAATCGGCACCGGCACGGACGTGGCGATCGAGGCGGCGTCCGTCGTGCTGATGGCCGACGACCTGCACGGCGTGCCCAACGCCATCGCGCTCAGCCGCGCCACGCTGGCCAACATCCGGCAAAACCTGTTCTGGGCATTCGCCTACAACGCGGCGCTGATTCCGCTGGCCGCGGGCGCGTTGTATCCGGCTTTCGGCTTGTCGCTGTCGCCGATCTTCGCGGCGGGCGCGATGGCGCTGTCCAGCGTCTTCGTGCTGGGCAATGCGCTGCGCCTGAAGGCATTCCGTCCGCGCGGGAGGCAAGCATGA
- the cueR gene encoding Cu(I)-responsive transcriptional regulator, giving the protein MNIGQAAKESGISAKMIRYYESIGLIGPAVRTDSGYRVYSEHDVHTLRFVRRARDLGFSVEQMNELLALWQDRSRASADVKRIALEHIEELERKAEALREMAATLKHLAQHCHGDERPDCPILENLGCSH; this is encoded by the coding sequence ATGAACATCGGACAAGCCGCCAAGGAGTCCGGCATCTCGGCAAAGATGATCCGCTATTACGAGAGCATCGGCCTGATCGGCCCGGCCGTGCGTACGGATTCCGGCTACCGCGTCTACAGCGAACACGACGTGCACACGCTGCGCTTCGTGCGCCGCGCGCGCGATCTGGGTTTTTCCGTGGAGCAGATGAACGAGCTGCTGGCCCTTTGGCAGGACCGCAGCCGCGCCAGCGCGGACGTCAAACGCATTGCGCTGGAGCACATCGAGGAACTGGAGCGCAAGGCCGAGGCGCTGCGCGAAATGGCCGCCACGCTCAAGCATCTGGCGCAGCATTGCCATGGCGACGAGCGGCCCGACTGCCCCATTCTCGAGAACCTGGGCTGCTCGCACTGA
- a CDS encoding glutathione peroxidase, whose protein sequence is MLQNREGQRVPNVTFPVREDNTWKKVTTDDLFKNKTVVVFSLPGAFTPTCSSTHLPRYNELAPAFFAAGVDSVVCVSVNDTFVMNEWAKDQESANITLLPDGNGAFTEGMGMLVDKSDLGFGKRSWRYSMLVKDGVVEKMFIEPEKEGDPFEVSDADTMLAHFAPSAKKPDQVVVFSKPGCPFCVEAKALLDSKGYAPIEIPLENKVRGRVIGAVSGKGTAPQVFINGALIGGLEDLKAHFA, encoded by the coding sequence ATGCTGCAAAACCGCGAAGGCCAACGTGTTCCGAATGTGACGTTCCCCGTTCGTGAGGACAACACGTGGAAGAAGGTCACGACTGACGACCTGTTCAAGAACAAGACCGTCGTGGTCTTCTCGCTTCCCGGCGCTTTCACGCCGACCTGCTCGTCCACCCACCTGCCGCGCTACAACGAACTGGCTCCCGCCTTCTTCGCCGCCGGCGTGGATAGCGTCGTCTGCGTGTCGGTCAACGACACCTTCGTCATGAACGAATGGGCCAAGGACCAGGAATCGGCCAACATCACGCTGCTGCCCGACGGCAACGGCGCCTTCACCGAAGGCATGGGCATGCTGGTCGACAAGAGCGACCTGGGCTTCGGCAAGCGTAGCTGGCGCTATTCCATGCTGGTCAAGGACGGTGTCGTCGAAAAGATGTTCATCGAGCCGGAAAAGGAAGGCGATCCGTTTGAAGTGTCGGACGCCGACACCATGCTGGCCCACTTTGCGCCGTCGGCCAAGAAGCCCGACCAGGTCGTGGTGTTCTCCAAGCCGGGTTGCCCGTTCTGCGTCGAAGCCAAGGCGCTGCTGGACAGCAAGGGCTACGCCCCGATCGAGATCCCGCTGGAAAACAAGGTCCGCGGCCGCGTGATCGGCGCCGTGTCCGGCAAGGGCACCGCTCCGCAGGTGTTCATCAACGGCGCCCTGATCGGCGGCCTGGAAGACCTGAAGGCGCATTTCGCCTGA
- the rlmD gene encoding 23S rRNA (uracil(1939)-C(5))-methyltransferase RlmD: MSDVLSIESLDLEARGIARRDGKVIFVEGALPGERVTAVTLRRKPSYETARVDEVLRPSSQRVVPRCPHFGVCGGCAMQHLEPTTQVAIKQRALEDTFWHVGKLRPALILPPLQGPTWGYRYRARLSVRVVPKKGGVLVGFHERKSSFVADMRECHVLPRHVSNLLIPLREMIASMSAPDRMPQIEVALGEGVTALVLRHLLPLTDGDIAILRAFAAKHDVQWWLQSKGPETVHALEPEHNDALSYTMPEFGLRMPYRPTDFTQVNHAINRAMVSRALKLLDVQPTDRVADLFCGLGNFTLPLATQGREAVGVEGSKALTDRAFDAASRHGLGDRTSFATLNLFEVDATWLRSLGYFDRMLIDPPREGAHAVSQALSDLTYEERPRRIVYVSCNPGTLARDASILVHEGGYVLKSAGVINMFPHTGHVESIAVFETLDAAGVLEAKERARQRAIQAAADAAAAEEAKLAAAAEKAAAKQAATEAYEARVAAEAQADQ; encoded by the coding sequence ATGTCTGACGTTTTGAGTATCGAATCCCTGGACCTGGAAGCCAGGGGGATCGCCCGTCGCGACGGGAAGGTCATTTTCGTGGAAGGCGCCTTGCCGGGCGAACGGGTCACCGCGGTCACGTTGCGCCGCAAGCCTTCCTATGAAACCGCCCGTGTCGACGAGGTGCTGCGCCCCTCATCGCAACGCGTGGTGCCTCGCTGCCCGCATTTTGGCGTCTGTGGCGGCTGTGCGATGCAGCACCTGGAACCCACCACGCAGGTGGCGATCAAGCAGCGCGCGCTCGAAGACACGTTCTGGCATGTCGGCAAGCTGCGCCCGGCGCTGATCCTGCCCCCGCTGCAGGGTCCGACCTGGGGCTACCGCTATCGCGCGCGCCTGTCGGTGCGTGTGGTGCCCAAGAAGGGCGGAGTGCTCGTGGGCTTTCACGAGCGCAAGAGCAGCTTCGTGGCCGACATGCGCGAATGCCATGTGCTCCCGCGCCACGTCAGCAATCTGCTGATCCCGCTGCGCGAAATGATCGCGTCCATGTCCGCGCCCGACCGCATGCCCCAGATCGAGGTGGCGCTTGGCGAAGGCGTGACGGCATTGGTGCTGCGCCATCTGCTGCCGCTGACCGACGGCGACATTGCCATCCTGCGCGCCTTCGCGGCCAAGCACGACGTGCAGTGGTGGCTGCAGTCCAAGGGGCCGGAGACGGTGCACGCGCTGGAGCCCGAGCACAACGACGCGCTGTCCTACACCATGCCGGAATTCGGCCTGCGCATGCCGTACCGGCCCACCGATTTCACGCAGGTCAACCACGCCATCAACCGCGCGATGGTGTCGCGCGCGCTCAAACTCCTGGACGTGCAGCCCACCGACCGCGTGGCCGATCTGTTCTGTGGCTTGGGCAACTTCACGCTGCCGCTCGCCACGCAAGGCCGCGAAGCCGTGGGTGTGGAAGGCAGCAAGGCGCTGACCGATCGCGCCTTCGATGCGGCATCGCGCCACGGCCTGGGCGACCGCACCAGCTTTGCCACGCTGAACCTCTTTGAAGTCGACGCGACCTGGCTGCGCAGCCTGGGCTACTTCGATCGCATGCTGATCGATCCGCCGCGCGAAGGCGCCCACGCGGTGTCGCAAGCGTTGTCCGACCTGACGTACGAAGAGCGTCCGCGCCGCATCGTCTACGTGTCCTGTAATCCCGGCACCTTGGCGCGCGACGCATCCATCCTGGTCCATGAAGGCGGCTACGTGCTCAAGAGCGCGGGCGTGATCAACATGTTCCCGCACACGGGCCACGTCGAATCCATCGCCGTGTTCGAAACGTTGGACGCCGCGGGCGTGCTGGAAGCGAAGGAACGCGCTCGTCAGCGCGCGATCCAGGCAGCGGCCGATGCGGCTGCCGCCGAGGAAGCCAAGCTTGCCGCGGCGGCTGAAAAGGCGGCGGCCAAGCAGGCGGCCACCGAGGCCTACGAGGCCCGCGTCGCCGCCGAGGCGCAGGCGGACCAGTAA